ATTGACCGGGCGTATGTACGACCAAATCCTCGCCGGATCCCACGATCTCAACTTGAAGCTTCTCGCCGGTTCCGTGGTCATGAGCCTCTATCTGGGCTCCGTCGACAACGAGAATCCGGTTCGATCGGAAAACCTGACCACAACCCAACGCATCGGTTACGATTCCGAATGGTCCAGTGACGAAAGTTACTTCATCGGATCTTACCTCAAAGGTCCCAACGACTGGGTAAATAAAGAAGACGACCCTCCCTCGCACGAGGGACTTAGCAGCCTGCGCAACTACAATCTCCGCTCTCACTATCAACACCAAACACATCCCAATTCGGCGGGAGTGACGGATTTCAAGCAGTCTCCCACCTATTCTCCATTCTCCGATATCGCCTCTCAGTATAACGGTGTCTTCAGCCTCTGGGATCCAGCGATGTTCGATTCCGATACGCTGGAACCTCGTCTCGTACTTTTTCAGCTCCCGACAGAGCCCATTACCTCCCTCGCCGAGCTCCAACACGTAGATTTTTCTCACCACGTGTACGCTCCCGCCTACGCCGTCGGAAACTCCAACGCGAACCCGTGGATTCCCGCATCCGAAACCCGAAGCACCACCAGCGGAATTCAGGACTACTCCTATCTTCTCAACGAGGCACTTTGGGATCATTTCTTTGTTTCCACTCTCGAAGACGACGGAAGCGGAAACCTGATACCGGCAAGTCCTCGCACTACCCTTTACGCTCGAAACGGAACTCCGCCCTCCAACACGGATCTATCGGACCCGAGGTCCGCCGCTTCCCACTTGCTACTCGAAGGGCCTTTCAACGTGAATTCCGATTCCGTTGATGCTTGGACCGCACTCCTCGCCAGTGGATACCAATTCCCAACAAAAGTTCGAGATGCCATTTCGGGAGATCAAGATCTCTTGGACAATCAGGGCAGTCCCTATGGTCGCCATTCCATCCCATCTGGTGGATCCGTTTCCCTGGCGCCTCCCCCTGACAGCTCCGCAGAATACTGGCGAGGCTACCGCGATCTCACGGACCAACAAATCCGTAATCTCGCTGGACAGATAGTCTACCGAATTCGCCAGAAAGGGCCTTTCAATCGTTTGGCCGATTTCATCAATCGCGATCCGTCTTCAAATCTACAAGTCGAACAGCTCAGTGGCATCCTCCAGGCTGCTATCGATTCACAAGTCGTTGTCACCGTCGACGGGGTGGATTTCAATCCCCCGAACATCAACCCTGCCCCTAATTCCGGGAACGCAGTCCAAAGCGTCCACGAAGACCTAGACTACGAGTTCCCCGAGGCTGCCCTCGGGGTTCGCTCCAGCATGGCTCCCGGCTATCTCAGCCAGGCGGATCTCCTCGCGAAGCTGGGACCATACCTTACGGTTCGCGGCGATTCCTTTCTCATTCGAGCTTCCGGTGAAAATACAAATGGCTTTGGAGAAGCGTCGAGGACCTCTGCCCAATGCGAAATTATCGTTCAGCGAGTTCCCGAATACCTTCTCGACCCCACCCAGGATCCAACCGAGCCCGCGAACGCCACCAACGCCATCATGGGCCGCAAATTACAAGTCATCTCTTTTCGTTGGATCGACGAAGAAATGCTTTGAGCGGTGCCCTATTCGACCTTTCCATGAAAACCACATCCCTTGGATTTCTCGCAATTCTTTCCATTCTTCTGCCTCTGCATTCTCAGGAAGCTCCCGTCGTTCAGACGACTCTCAGTTTCGCGATCTGGTACGACGGCGTCAACTTGAGGCCTCTCATCAGACAGGAAGAACCAATATCCGGCTTGGACCTATACGTGCTCAACCAAGAGAAAGTGTACGAATTATCTGCACCCTTCGGACACTTTGGCCGCACCTTGAACTACCAAGGATCCAAGACCGTTCCCCTTTACGACCGTCCTCCGAACCCCAGCCAGGTTTCTCGACCGGTGGCCCTCATTCAGCTCGAAGAAGCAACCGGAGAGAATGCCGTGCTATTGTTTCCGGACCTCTCTCAAGACACGATACGCTACCAAGCGAAAACCTTTGATAGTTCTCTCAACGCCTTCCCACGCGGAAGCCTTTGCGTCGCGAATTTTTTCTCCACGACTCTCTATCTCAAAATCGGGGAAAATCCTGTTAGAATCGACGCGCATCAAACGAAAACGATACGAGTAACTGACCAATTGAATCGTGGCATAAGCCTCTTGGCCGTAGTCAAAGAAGATGGCTCAAACCGTACACTTCCTCTCATTCAAAGGCGAATTCGAATGAATCCCGAGGATCGTCTCTACCTGTTTATCGCTCCTCATCCAACCAAACCGAGAGGAGCCACATTGAGAATCATGAATGCGCCCAAGACTGCACCCGAAGGGAACCTTTCCGTCTTCTAAGAAAAGGTTTGGGGGCCGGAGAGCTTACAACGTTTCGCTAGAATACAATGCCAACTAGAAACATCAAAGCCCAACATACACTCACGGTCGCTCTGGTCGGCGTTACCGGGTACGCGAATATGTATGTTGACCGGTTGGTCTCCTATCATCGAAACGGGAGAATCCGTCTTCAAGCGGCAACCGTCATCAACCCATCCGAAGCTTCTGAAGCCTGTCACGTTCTCCATGAAATCGGGTGCCGGATCTATAGCGACTTCGAAAAAATGATCGCCGAGGAATCAGGTAGAATCGACCTTTGCGCGATTCCCACGGGGATTCACCTCCACTGCCCCATGACCATTGCTGCGCTCAATGCAGGAATGAACGTTCTGGTCGAAAAGCCTCTGACAGCTCGTGCCGACGAAGCCCGTATGATGGTCGAGGCACGCAACCGAAGTGGTCTCGAAATATTCGTCGGATTTCAAACCATGTTCAACCGGAGCCTCTGGGAAACCAAAGATCTATTGACCCGTCAAAAATTCGGGAGAGTCAAAATGATCAAAAGCATCGCTTTGTGGCCCCGCCCCACTACCTACTATACCCGCAACAATTGGGCGGGCAAATTATCAGTCGGCCCAAACACCATATTCGATTCTCCGGTCAACAACGCGATGGCGCATTTCGTCATGATGCCTCTATTCCTCAGCGGCAAAGACATCGAAAACACGGCGTCGATCGTTCAACTGGAAGCCGACGCATTCCGAGCCCAAAACATTGAGAGTTTTGATACCTTTTCAGCCAGAGCCACCACGAACAACGGCATCGAGCTGCTTTTTAACTTTAGCCACTCCACCCAAGAACGCTATCGACCGACCATTGAAGTAGTCTGCGAAGGAGGGACTCTGCAATGGTTCGAAAACGAGAATTACCGATATCCCGATCCCGACAAAGTTTCCGCCCATTCGACCAGAATCGAACCGGTCGACGCTCGAACCGAGATGTTCGAGAATATCTTCAATCGTCTTCAAAACCGACCGGGAAACTGCTGCACTGTCGACCACGCAATGGCCCATACCGAGTTCGTCAATCATCTCCACCACGACCTTATCGTCGCCGAGGTCCCCAAGAATCAGATCTCAAGCGAAATCCGGAACGGTCTCTCCTATAGTTTTGTTCCAGGTCTCGGAGAGCAAATGTTTCACTCCCATCAATCCGGAGAGATTCTTTCGCAAGTCATCCCCAATTGGATACATGAACTACTAAACACCATTCCTGTTAAGTAACATTCAAATTCCAAAAACTATGAAACCGAATGTCATTGTAGTGTTGGCCGACCAGCACCACGCCCAGATGATGGGCTGCGCCGGGCACCCGCAAGCCCTCACCCCGAATCTGGATGCGTTTGCAGATTCCGGGGTGCGATTTTCCTCTGCTTACGCTCAGAATCCGATCTGCACACCGAGTCGCATGAGTATTCTAAGCGGGCAATACTGTATGAATCATGGTTACTACGGTCTTTCCGGGCCGAGCCCCAAACACCTGGACAACCTATTCCGTCACTTCAAGAGGAATGACTACCGAACCGCCTGCTATGGGAAGATGCACTTGCCAGATTCCCCGCGAAACTGGATTGCAGACGATGTTGACGAGTTTTGCGATGCTTACGAAAGAGCCGATGGGGCACGAGGAGAGTCTGAGTACCTGCAGCACCTTGAATCGAAAGGAATACGAAATCTCGAAGACAGCTGGCACAATCCTCACCACTACGGAGAGTCCAGCATAAGCCTCGATGCGAGGCCGTCGGATTTACCGTACGAAGACACCATGGAAATGTGGAGCCTGGAGAAGGCCAAACGTTTCATGAAACAATCCGACAGCGACCCGTTCTTCGTCGAGCTTTGCTTTCAAAAACCTCACCATCCTTTGTTGCCACAAAAGAGATTCTGGGACCTTTATTCACCAGATTTGGATCTACCCGACAACATCAATGCGAATCCGGGACATAGGCCTCCACATTTTCAGGATGCTTACCACGAATTTCATTCCATGAAGTGGGACTACGCGAAAGAAGGTGACCCCTTTGAAGACGGTGCCCGCCGCGCATGGAGGGGAACTCTCGCCTGTATTTCTCAGATCGACGACGTTTTCGGAAAGCTTCTAACATTTCTCGAGGACAACGGTTTGTCGGAGAATACCATCGTTATTTACGGTAGTGATCATGGTTGTTATCATGGCCTTCACGGTATCGTCGAAAAGGCTCCCGGAATCTGTTCCGAATCTGTCTGCAAGGTCCCCCTCATCTGGAAGGTCCCTGGGACCACTCCTGAAGGACGAATCTGCGATTCTCTCGTAGAGAACATCGATATAGCCACCACCCTGCCTTCGCTCTGCAACATTCCAGAAATGGAAAGCGCGGACGGATGCAATATCATCCCATTGCTAAAAGGTTCCCAGGAACCGGTCAGAGAGATAGCCGTCACCGAGAACCCGTGGACAAAAGCTCTACGCTACGGAAAATGGCGCTATGTATACTACCCGAAACAGGTCTTCGGCTCTTCGAAAATCGGAGAACTTTACGATATTGAATCCGACCCATGGGAAACGAAGAACCTCTACGATGACGATGTCTATTCGTCAGTCCAGTTGCATTGCCAGAGACTTCTGCTGGATTGGGTCATAACGAGACGCCGCAGCGTCACTGCACAAGTCACAATCAAGGAGCCTCAAGTCTCCAGCTATCAAAGAGGCGCTTTTTTTCGCTATCCAGTCTGTGAAGACGGAACCGCCCCCAATTTTGCGCAACCTCGAAATCGCTCCAACCTTCATCAACGCTATCTGTAGGTATTCAGGGCGGTGCCGTAAGAATTTTTCCGTGCAAAACAAAAGCCTCCGGCTCTAAACCGGAGGCTTCAATTATGGAAATCTGTATAAACTTCCCGCCTATTTCCGACGGGAAGAGCCACGCATCGAAATGACTCCCGCAGTAACGACCAGTCCCAGGAGGAGCCCCGCCGATTCGGGTTCGGGAATCGAATTCAATTGGATATTATCGACCCAAGATTCATAGGTGGAATCGGTGTTGGCCCCCGTTCCAAGACGAAACTGATTGGTATTAATTCCCTCCAGTCCATTTGGCTCGTAGAAATCAAATACGGCCTGACTTCCTCCCACAGTGAGCGCCGTTCCATCGACGCTGACCGAATATCCGGGAGTGATTCCCGCAAAGTCCCAGCTCACCGTTACAGTAAGTTGCTCACCGTAAGAGAAACCTTGGTCGGTCTCGGTCCCGCTATCACCATTCTGATAAACATTAAATGAGGGAGTTCCATTACCCGAGCCAATCAAAAGCCGGATCGCACCTTGCCCATTAATCCTACCCACAGATGATGATCCAACGTTCGATCCGAGGCGCAGATCGAGAAAAGTCGAATTCACCTGAATATCAAAAGTCAGCGAGCCCTGGTCGACCAATTCCTCTCCGTTGGTCTGGAACCAGACACCTGGCGAAGTATCGGAGGTATCCGGGGCGTACAGATACAAACTCTTTCCACCGAATGGATTCTCCGGCGTGTAGTTTGTATCCTGGACTTCAATGATGTTTCCGCCTGACGAAGCTCCTGTAAACGAGGAGCGCTCCGCTGGAGCGGATCCTACAGTATCACTTTCGAAATCAATATCCATCAGGGTTTGGGAAAATGCGGCCGGAGCACACGAAAGAGATAGGACGAGAGGGAGCAGTAGTGTTTTCTTCATGGTATCTATTGGATTGGGGTTAGTATGATTAAACTAAATTACGTTTAAAGTAAGGGGTCGATGTAAGGTTTCAAAACTTACCGATCGTTATTCGTAACGAAACGAAGGTCAGAGTCGTCGAAGCGAAATTCTCGAGACCATTTTGCCGTCTCTCCAGGATCGAGCTTCGTCGCAAAATAAAGCTCCGGACAGAACTGGCCGCGATCCTGATAACAATGAAGCGCCTCCACGCTGGGCGAGAGAGACAGACTCACCGAAATTCCACTTGGGAAAAAGGCAAGCCGTAGCAAACTACTTTGCTCCTCCTCTATCGCCCGGTATCGCTGAATCCTGGGTTTTTCTACCGGCGAATAGGTGAAACTCTCTCCAGACTCAATTCCCGACCCAATCGGCTCCCATGAGAAAGATGTGGCCAATTCAATCGTCTCCGCACCCTCGGGAACGGAAAAGAAAGCATGATTGTATTGATCGAATGAGATCGAGGTTCCGCTCAGGTTTTTCAACGAATACTCGATCAACAGATTAGCAGGCGGATCGATTGTAATTCTCTTGGAATATTCGTAACGAACTCCTCCGCTAGAATCGACGCTCTGGGTAGCATGCCACCAGTCAGCCCCAACGTCGCGTTTCGAGGGAAATACCCTCTGAACTCGATGGGGTTGCGCGTTCATATAATGGGGTTTCGCCGCATGAAAGGCTTCCATCTCCCCCACCCCGATTTTAACAAAGTCCCGCGTTGCTTCCAACGGATCCCAGCCCAGGATTCCCAACCCCGAAGCACTAAATTCATCGACCAGACCATCTGAGGTTAAAAACTCTCGCCCTTTCCATTGAACGGAGGAAACCCGGCCCAAACGATCGAATCTCCGATCTCCATAGCGGGTTTCGAAATGCGGATCGGTCCGGATAACCACCTGAAAATCTCCCATCTGCAATTCTGCTTTTTCGGGATTTGGTTCGGTCTCTGTATCACCCTCTGGCCAAGGAACGTCGTACCAATTCTCTGGTGCCGCCATTCGCAATAAGTCCCCGCGATGAGAAAGTTGCGGATCGGCAAGATTCATCTCTCGATAGCAAGCTTCGAGAAAATTCAGCATGTGTATTGCTCTCACGCTACTCGGTCCAAAACCCGTGCCCAATGTATGACGTCCACCACCGACGTTGTCTTTGATCCAAAGGCCCGCCTCGTTTTGGGTATTCAGTGCACGACGAGCCAAACGAAGTTCTAAAGGCGTCAAACCCTGTTGTTCGACGTTCGGCGCGTTACGTTTTTCCAACAAAGACCAAATATCCGGGACGGGCTGAGGGTGGATGACATGGGGATTCTGAGGGTATTGATTAGCCTCTTTGAATTCGACGGGATCGTCGAGAAAATAGATTTTGCGCTCCCAACTAGCGACCGGTCTCCCTGTCTCCGGATCGTAATACTTAAACATCTTTCCATCCGGAAACTGTTCTTCAATCCACTGAGCGGCTTCCTGAACGGGAACTAAGTAGTTCTCGTCTCCGGACAGGCGATAGGCTTCGATCAAAGCCGTGCAAGCGATCAAAGTGTCCTCGCTGGAATAGGCAGGTGGTTCGTGATGCCGGGCAGATGCAGGAGAAAGGGTATTGTCATACTGCTGCGCCCAACCATGAACCTGCCCAGACATTTTGGCAGCAACCAACCAATCGGCCGCACGTTTCGCGGCCTGCAGATATCGGGTGTCTTCGGTGTAATGGTAAAGCAAAATCATGATATTGAGCGCATCATTCATCGCGTAATCGTTGATTTCCCCCCCTTGGGGTTCTCCCAGAAAGGTCTTCCCGATTCCTTCTTCGGGATCGTATTTATAAGACCAACTGCCGTCCGGGTTCTGAGCCTTCAGGTAAAACTCACCTGCCTTCCGGGCGCTGATGATGTATTCCGATTCGCCCGTCAATTTATAGAGCGACAAAAGAAGAGCAATGGACTGGCTTTGAACTCCGTCCTGAAACTTGGGTTGCGAATGCCGATTGCGTGAGTCGAGAGGGACAATCGTTCCAAAATCGAACTGATAGTTGTTCAGCCAATAGCCCTCATCCGATTGAGCAGCGACCAGAAAATCACCCGATTTCCGCGCAACTTCAAGGAGCGATTCGTCTCCTAAAATGTCGTAAGCGTATACAAACCGGGATGCGATGATGGGCGTGCCGTTACTCTTATCCAAACTGACGATATTCTCCGTATCGATAAATCCTCGTCCCTGTGCGAATGCACCGAGCATAGTAGGCCAAGTGTAGGTCACCTGCCATCCACCGTTAAACTGAAGCCCCTCCAAGGTATCGAAACGCCGATAAATCCCCTCAACCATCGGTTCCAACAACTCAACCATCTCCGGATTCGAGAGCGGTTGATAGCGATCCAGTAAAGCACGACTTTGCATCCAAATCTGAAGATTATCGAATTCGTTTCCGCTCCGCATCATGCCCCCGGGGTAGAGGCGAACTTCAACCCCCCCTCCCAAGTATTGAGCCAGAGGTGCATCAAGTCCTCTCGGAAGCTCGAGTCTGCCTTCCACTTGGGCCCCATCCAGTTCCAGCCATGCACGCTGGCGCAGGCTATCCCATGACGCTCCGATCCAATGCCATTCATCCGGATCGTTACCCACCAATGGAATCGACAACTCCGCGATTGTCGGTTGCTCCCGAATTTGAAACTCCGTACAGCGCAGAAAGAGTTTTCCATCCTCGACCACCAAACCCAAATCGTATCGATGGCCGCGGATCGCCCAAAGCCAAACCATTCCTTCCTCTCCGGAGATCGCCGTCCCCCGGGTAGCAAAACGAATGGTGCCACTATCGGCGCTGACATTTCCCGCAGCCCGGTAGTGCAAATGCCCCCCATCTTTCTCAATCCGAAGAGCCGATCCGTCCAATCCATCCGGAACGATTTGAGTTCCAAACCCTCCCGGTTCGGGAAAGCCATGCGAACGATCGGCTACCGTGCTTTGATCAAAACTCACTGCGAAGTCCGGTGGTGGCCACTCGGTCTCAGTGATCGGCGTTTCATTGCCTTTGAGAGAAAGAACAATCGCACAAGTAAAGAGAAACGTGGAACAATAGATGGACAAAGAGGGCATAAGGAGTTTCTAAATGCGGGTGAAAGCCAGAACCCTCACCGAAACTCGGGTCAAAGACCATCCAACAATATCGTTACGCGTAGCGGAAAGGACTTCTTGGTGCTCGGGCAAGGTTCAGTGATTTTGGAACAAGAACCTCGCCATGAAACCCAATATCCTCTTCATCACCGCTGACCAGTTTCGCTGGGACGCCCTCGGCCACCTAGATCGTTTTTCGGTGGAAACACCGCATCTCGACTCCCTTGCTCATCGTGGGACAAGTCTCCGCTGCTATTCTCCCAACCCGATCTGCGTCCCATGCCGTGCCTCCATCGTCACCGGCCAGCCGAGTTGCGAAACCGGGGTATACTACAACGATCAAGGATGGCCTCGGGACATGCTCACATTTCCAAGCGAAATGGCGGCAAACGGATACTTCTGCTCAAACGTGGGAAAGACCCACTTCATGCCAAAGAATAGAACGGCGGGCTTCGACCGAGTCTTCCACGAAGGAGACTATCAAGAAGCCCTGAGCCGAGCGGGACACAAGAAAGCCAAACCCGTTGGAGAACAGGCCGTAAAGGATTGGAACTACCGGACCAGACCCGAAGACATTCCCTATGAGTGGTACGAACCCGTGTATATTACTACTCGCGCCACTCAGGAAATCCAACGCCTGGCCGAGGAGCGCAACTGTGGAGAGGGAGGACACGAACCGTTCCTCCTCTGGACCTCCTTGCTTCAGCCCCATACGCCCTGCATTCCACCTGAACCTTGGTTCTCCCGTTACTCGGATGTGGACTTTGGTCCCATCCTGAAACAACCGGGAGAGTTGGCGCGAATGCCCAAACCCGTTCGAGAATTTCAAGAGACCCTCGCTTTCCTGGATGATGAACATGTCTTGCAATTCCGGCGTCAATACATGGCGAGCGTTAGTATTGTCGATGAACAGGTGGGGCGACTCCTCCGGGCATTGGAGGATGCGAGAATCGCCGAGAACACCATTATCATATTCACCGCCGATCACGGCGACTTTCTCGGGGATCACCACCTCCAACAGAAGTCATTCTTCTACGAGGCCTCCGCACGAGTACCATTCATCGCCGCCGGGCCAGGAGTTCAATCCGGACTCTCCCTCGATACTCCCTGCTCTCTGATCGATCTCTTTCCTACATTCCTCGACTGCGCTGGGCTTTGCTATCCCGAAGCGCTCGATTCTGAAGGGAACTCGATCTATGATGACGAACGCAACCTGCCTGGGAAAAGCCTTTGGCCCGCACTTTGTGGAAGGGCTGGCCTCCCCGATCGAGAAATCTATTCTGAAACCGGAATCCACGGGCAAGCGATCATGATTCTTCAAGGAAAGAACAAATACATCTACTATCCTCAGACTGCCGAATCGGAGTATTTCGACCTAGAGTCTGATCCCGAAGAAATGAAAAATCACTACCGATCCGACGGACTGGCAGCTTTCCCGGAATCGGTTGCTCAATGCTTTCGATTCAGAATTCAGGAGATGGAGAAATGGAAAAACCGGAAGTATTTTTACAAAGGAAGAGTTCGCTCCAATTTCTCGTAGTTCCTCCACTACCCTACTCCTGAGAGGAGAGTAGAACTCAGTATTAGTGGTCCTCGTTCTAATATTGAGGAACCCCCTCGCCGGGATAATCAAGCCCAGTCGGTCGGCATGTCAGCATCAGCTTTTTGCCATGCGTTTAAAAGATACTTCGATATGCCCTTAAACGCCTACCACGTCAGTAAGGCGCGACGGGAGCCAATCCAGACTAACGCCACCATCACTGAAATCGCTTTTCGCAACGGCTTCAACAACCTCTCTCATTTTAACCGCCAATTTCTCCTCCATAC
This genomic stretch from Puniceicoccus vermicola harbors:
- a CDS encoding Gfo/Idh/MocA family protein, which produces MPTRNIKAQHTLTVALVGVTGYANMYVDRLVSYHRNGRIRLQAATVINPSEASEACHVLHEIGCRIYSDFEKMIAEESGRIDLCAIPTGIHLHCPMTIAALNAGMNVLVEKPLTARADEARMMVEARNRSGLEIFVGFQTMFNRSLWETKDLLTRQKFGRVKMIKSIALWPRPTTYYTRNNWAGKLSVGPNTIFDSPVNNAMAHFVMMPLFLSGKDIENTASIVQLEADAFRAQNIESFDTFSARATTNNGIELLFNFSHSTQERYRPTIEVVCEGGTLQWFENENYRYPDPDKVSAHSTRIEPVDARTEMFENIFNRLQNRPGNCCTVDHAMAHTEFVNHLHHDLIVAEVPKNQISSEIRNGLSYSFVPGLGEQMFHSHQSGEILSQVIPNWIHELLNTIPVK
- a CDS encoding sulfatase family protein, translating into MKPNVIVVLADQHHAQMMGCAGHPQALTPNLDAFADSGVRFSSAYAQNPICTPSRMSILSGQYCMNHGYYGLSGPSPKHLDNLFRHFKRNDYRTACYGKMHLPDSPRNWIADDVDEFCDAYERADGARGESEYLQHLESKGIRNLEDSWHNPHHYGESSISLDARPSDLPYEDTMEMWSLEKAKRFMKQSDSDPFFVELCFQKPHHPLLPQKRFWDLYSPDLDLPDNINANPGHRPPHFQDAYHEFHSMKWDYAKEGDPFEDGARRAWRGTLACISQIDDVFGKLLTFLEDNGLSENTIVIYGSDHGCYHGLHGIVEKAPGICSESVCKVPLIWKVPGTTPEGRICDSLVENIDIATTLPSLCNIPEMESADGCNIIPLLKGSQEPVREIAVTENPWTKALRYGKWRYVYYPKQVFGSSKIGELYDIESDPWETKNLYDDDVYSSVQLHCQRLLLDWVITRRRSVTAQVTIKEPQVSSYQRGAFFRYPVCEDGTAPNFAQPRNRSNLHQRYL
- a CDS encoding pectate lyase, whose product is MPSLSIYCSTFLFTCAIVLSLKGNETPITETEWPPPDFAVSFDQSTVADRSHGFPEPGGFGTQIVPDGLDGSALRIEKDGGHLHYRAAGNVSADSGTIRFATRGTAISGEEGMVWLWAIRGHRYDLGLVVEDGKLFLRCTEFQIREQPTIAELSIPLVGNDPDEWHWIGASWDSLRQRAWLELDGAQVEGRLELPRGLDAPLAQYLGGGVEVRLYPGGMMRSGNEFDNLQIWMQSRALLDRYQPLSNPEMVELLEPMVEGIYRRFDTLEGLQFNGGWQVTYTWPTMLGAFAQGRGFIDTENIVSLDKSNGTPIIASRFVYAYDILGDESLLEVARKSGDFLVAAQSDEGYWLNNYQFDFGTIVPLDSRNRHSQPKFQDGVQSQSIALLLSLYKLTGESEYIISARKAGEFYLKAQNPDGSWSYKYDPEEGIGKTFLGEPQGGEINDYAMNDALNIMILLYHYTEDTRYLQAAKRAADWLVAAKMSGQVHGWAQQYDNTLSPASARHHEPPAYSSEDTLIACTALIEAYRLSGDENYLVPVQEAAQWIEEQFPDGKMFKYYDPETGRPVASWERKIYFLDDPVEFKEANQYPQNPHVIHPQPVPDIWSLLEKRNAPNVEQQGLTPLELRLARRALNTQNEAGLWIKDNVGGGRHTLGTGFGPSSVRAIHMLNFLEACYREMNLADPQLSHRGDLLRMAAPENWYDVPWPEGDTETEPNPEKAELQMGDFQVVIRTDPHFETRYGDRRFDRLGRVSSVQWKGREFLTSDGLVDEFSASGLGILGWDPLEATRDFVKIGVGEMEAFHAAKPHYMNAQPHRVQRVFPSKRDVGADWWHATQSVDSSGGVRYEYSKRITIDPPANLLIEYSLKNLSGTSISFDQYNHAFFSVPEGAETIELATSFSWEPIGSGIESGESFTYSPVEKPRIQRYRAIEEEQSSLLRLAFFPSGISVSLSLSPSVEALHCYQDRGQFCPELYFATKLDPGETAKWSREFRFDDSDLRFVTNNDR
- a CDS encoding sulfatase family protein, translating into MKPNILFITADQFRWDALGHLDRFSVETPHLDSLAHRGTSLRCYSPNPICVPCRASIVTGQPSCETGVYYNDQGWPRDMLTFPSEMAANGYFCSNVGKTHFMPKNRTAGFDRVFHEGDYQEALSRAGHKKAKPVGEQAVKDWNYRTRPEDIPYEWYEPVYITTRATQEIQRLAEERNCGEGGHEPFLLWTSLLQPHTPCIPPEPWFSRYSDVDFGPILKQPGELARMPKPVREFQETLAFLDDEHVLQFRRQYMASVSIVDEQVGRLLRALEDARIAENTIIIFTADHGDFLGDHHLQQKSFFYEASARVPFIAAGPGVQSGLSLDTPCSLIDLFPTFLDCAGLCYPEALDSEGNSIYDDERNLPGKSLWPALCGRAGLPDREIYSETGIHGQAIMILQGKNKYIYYPQTAESEYFDLESDPEEMKNHYRSDGLAAFPESVAQCFRFRIQEMEKWKNRKYFYKGRVRSNFS
- a CDS encoding helix-turn-helix domain-containing protein — its product is MEEPPRRDNQAQSVGMSASAFCHAFKRYFDMPLNAYHVSKARREPIQTNATITEIAFRNGFNNLSHFNRQFLLHTGENLRTIRERKHSYLD